Proteins encoded by one window of Lycium barbarum isolate Lr01 chromosome 11, ASM1917538v2, whole genome shotgun sequence:
- the LOC132620100 gene encoding putative F-box/FBD/LRR-repeat protein At5g56810: protein MAQGRKRVAVKHDRNDRISDLPNNVLNRILELLPVHDAARTSILSKQWRSVWAMLPNMKLDNHFCNKLMIKCLGSFKGNSIHAQFVVVSKFCLNSVATLQLLSTLQYSNGT from the exons ATGGCTCAAG GTAGAAAAAGAGTTGCTGTTAAGCATGATAGAAATGATAGAATAAGTGATCTACCAAATAATGTTCTCAATCGTATCCTTGAGCTCTTGCCAGTTCATGATGCAGCCAGAACTAGTATCTTGTCCAAACAATGGAGATCTGTTTGGGCAATGCTTCCAAATATGAAGTTGGATAATCACTTCTGCAACAAATTAATGATAAAGTGcct GGGCAGTTTCAAAGGGAATTCCATTCACGCTCAATTTGTTGTGGTATCTAAG TTCTGCCTGAACAGTGTAGCAACTTTACAGTTGTTAAGTACCTTGCAGTACTCTAATGGAACCTGA
- the LOC132619074 gene encoding putative methylesterase 11, chloroplastic isoform X2, giving the protein MGLCFSRKSTVKKKSPPAKRLTYQWSSRFRSSKNEDSFTAQDRALAAAILFQQQLQNNGAGVSFDRSTSLRYSNCKAKKKNEGALPRCSSSRSRSLTDPLLHPHQLLNKELTIDDLETNHFVLVHGGGFGAWCWYKTIALLEEAGFKVTAVDLTGSGVHSSDTNSIISLSQYAKPLTDFLQKLADGEKVILVGHDFGGACVSFAMELYPSKVSKAVFVAATMLTSGQSSLDIFSEKDVALASVSMRPIPFSPVLEKLSLSDFKYGSIRRFYIETTEDNAIPIALQQSMISQNPPERVFHLKGADHSPFFSKPQALHRILVEISTVPST; this is encoded by the exons ATGGGGTTATGTTTCTCCCGTAAGTCCACCGTTAAGAAGAAGAGTCCACCGGCGAAGCGTTTAACGTACCAATGGTCCTCTAGATTTCGGTCTTCCAAAAATGAAGATTCTTTCACCGCTCAGGATCGAGCCCTGGCAGCCGCAATTCTCTTCCAGCAACAGTTGCAAAACAACGGAGCTGGTGTTTCGTTTGATCGTTCAACGTCGCTGCG gTATTCCAATTGTAAAGCTAAGAAGAAGAATGAAGGAGCGCTGCCACGTTGCTCGAGTTCAAGGTCTCGCTCACTAACTGATCCTCTGCTTCACCCTCACCAGCTTCTTAACAAG GAATTAACCATCGATGATTTAGAGACAAACCACTTTGTCCTAGTCCATGGTGGTGGATTTGGAGCCTGGTGTTGGTATAAAACCATTGCACTTTTAGAGGAGGCTGGATTTAAGGTGACCGCAGTGGATTTAACTGGTTCAGGCGTTCATTCTTCTGACACGAATAGCATCATCAGCTTATCGCAATACGCAAAGCCACTCACTGATTTTCTTCAAAAGCTTGCTGATGGAGAGAAG GTGATTTTGGTAGGACATGATTTCGGTGGTGCATGCGTATCATTTGCCATGGAGCTCTATCCCTCTAAAGTTTCAAAGGCTGTATTTGTTGCTGCAACAATGCTCACTAGTGGACAAAGTTCCCTTGATATCTTCTCAGAAAAG GACGTCGCATTAGCTTCTGTTTCAATGAGGCCAATTCCATTCTCCCCAGTCCTTGAGAAGCTTTCTCTGTCTGACTTCAAGTATGGTTCCATCAGACGGTTTTACATAGAAACAACGGAAGATAATGCTATACCAATAGCTTTACAACAGAGCATGATTAGCCAAAATCCACCAGAACGGGTTTTTCATCTCAAGGGTGCTGATCACTCACCTTTTTTCTCCAAGCCGCAAGCCCTACACCGAATTTTGGTAGAGATCTCAACTGTTCCATCAACATGA
- the LOC132619074 gene encoding putative methylesterase 11, chloroplastic isoform X1: MGLCFSRKSTVKKKSPPAKRLTYQWSSRFRSSKNEDSFTAQDRALAAAILFQQQLQNNGAGVSFDRSTSLRYSNCKAKKKNEGALPRCSSSRSRSLTDPLLHPHQLLNKELTIDDLETNHFVLVHGGGFGAWCWYKTIALLEEAGFKVTAVDLTGSGVHSSDTNSIISLSQYAKPLTDFLQKLADGEKVILVGHDFGGACVSFAMELYPSKVSKAVFVAATMLTSGQSSLDIFSEKMKSNDLMRRSQIFIYANGNDKPPTAIDLDKSLLKDLLFNHSPAKDVALASVSMRPIPFSPVLEKLSLSDFKYGSIRRFYIETTEDNAIPIALQQSMISQNPPERVFHLKGADHSPFFSKPQALHRILVEISTVPST; encoded by the exons ATGGGGTTATGTTTCTCCCGTAAGTCCACCGTTAAGAAGAAGAGTCCACCGGCGAAGCGTTTAACGTACCAATGGTCCTCTAGATTTCGGTCTTCCAAAAATGAAGATTCTTTCACCGCTCAGGATCGAGCCCTGGCAGCCGCAATTCTCTTCCAGCAACAGTTGCAAAACAACGGAGCTGGTGTTTCGTTTGATCGTTCAACGTCGCTGCG gTATTCCAATTGTAAAGCTAAGAAGAAGAATGAAGGAGCGCTGCCACGTTGCTCGAGTTCAAGGTCTCGCTCACTAACTGATCCTCTGCTTCACCCTCACCAGCTTCTTAACAAG GAATTAACCATCGATGATTTAGAGACAAACCACTTTGTCCTAGTCCATGGTGGTGGATTTGGAGCCTGGTGTTGGTATAAAACCATTGCACTTTTAGAGGAGGCTGGATTTAAGGTGACCGCAGTGGATTTAACTGGTTCAGGCGTTCATTCTTCTGACACGAATAGCATCATCAGCTTATCGCAATACGCAAAGCCACTCACTGATTTTCTTCAAAAGCTTGCTGATGGAGAGAAG GTGATTTTGGTAGGACATGATTTCGGTGGTGCATGCGTATCATTTGCCATGGAGCTCTATCCCTCTAAAGTTTCAAAGGCTGTATTTGTTGCTGCAACAATGCTCACTAGTGGACAAAGTTCCCTTGATATCTTCTCAGAAAAG atgaagtcAAATGACCTTATGAGACGGTCtcaaatatttatttatgcaAATGGGAATGACAAACCACCAACAGCCATTGATCTGGACAAATCACTCCTGAAAGACTTATTATTCAACCATAGTCCTGCTAAG GACGTCGCATTAGCTTCTGTTTCAATGAGGCCAATTCCATTCTCCCCAGTCCTTGAGAAGCTTTCTCTGTCTGACTTCAAGTATGGTTCCATCAGACGGTTTTACATAGAAACAACGGAAGATAATGCTATACCAATAGCTTTACAACAGAGCATGATTAGCCAAAATCCACCAGAACGGGTTTTTCATCTCAAGGGTGCTGATCACTCACCTTTTTTCTCCAAGCCGCAAGCCCTACACCGAATTTTGGTAGAGATCTCAACTGTTCCATCAACATGA